One Vallitalea pronyensis genomic region harbors:
- a CDS encoding PTS sugar transporter subunit IIB, giving the protein MAKRLKLLTVCGFGVGTSLILKMTIEKVLKGNGIDAEVTNGDVTTASGAGADVIFTSNELYSQLKGNVSVPVIQIDNFMSSDEISEKALPVINKLI; this is encoded by the coding sequence GTGGCAAAAAGACTTAAATTACTTACAGTCTGTGGGTTTGGTGTTGGTACCAGTTTGATTCTTAAGATGACAATAGAAAAAGTCCTTAAAGGTAACGGTATCGATGCCGAAGTAACCAATGGAGATGTGACAACAGCTTCAGGGGCAGGCGCAGATGTAATCTTTACATCCAATGAGTTATATTCTCAACTAAAAGGCAATGTCAGTGTTCCAGTGATTCAAATCGATAACTTTATGAGTAGTGATGAAATTTCAGAAAAAGCATTACCTGTTATTAACAAATTAATTTAG
- a CDS encoding LacI family DNA-binding transcriptional regulator — translation MSVTIKDIAKAADVSLATVSRVLNGSGYVKETTREKVHDAIKQLHYTPSAIARSLSTNKTNTIGVIIPDINNPFFGEVIKGITQVADEHQLNIILCDTDDCKEKELKAIKLLREQRIEGILMTPTYGEEAHDSAYMSTLDNLGIPVILMDGHVKYANYSGVFIDHVQGAYDGVEALIHAGHEKIAIINGRLDSRPAKERFLGYKKALNKYAIPLHEQYIFNGEYDHERAYTMTKKILLLEDRPTAIFVSNNLSMLGCVKALNEQSLSIPDDMAILGFDKVDALNIIGMNISFINGPTTLMGKTGMNMLIESLEKQKDVHMRELKQITLLPELHLKGSEKKSV, via the coding sequence ATGTCCGTTACCATAAAAGATATAGCAAAAGCGGCAGATGTATCCTTAGCCACCGTCTCTCGTGTTCTCAATGGTTCAGGCTATGTAAAAGAAACAACGCGAGAAAAGGTTCATGATGCCATTAAACAGTTACATTATACACCAAGTGCTATTGCTCGGAGCCTTTCGACCAATAAGACCAATACCATTGGTGTTATTATTCCAGATATAAATAATCCCTTCTTTGGTGAAGTGATTAAAGGCATTACGCAAGTGGCCGATGAACATCAGCTTAATATCATTCTATGTGATACAGATGATTGTAAAGAAAAAGAGTTAAAAGCGATAAAGTTATTGCGTGAACAGCGTATTGAAGGTATTCTGATGACACCCACTTATGGTGAAGAAGCTCATGACAGTGCGTATATGAGCACACTGGACAATTTGGGGATACCTGTTATTTTAATGGATGGTCATGTTAAATACGCCAATTATAGTGGGGTGTTCATTGATCATGTACAGGGTGCATATGACGGTGTAGAAGCACTGATTCATGCAGGTCATGAGAAAATTGCTATCATAAATGGACGTCTGGATTCAAGACCTGCCAAAGAGAGGTTTTTAGGCTATAAAAAAGCGTTAAACAAGTACGCTATACCCCTTCACGAACAATACATTTTTAACGGTGAGTACGATCATGAGCGAGCTTATACCATGACAAAGAAAATTCTCCTATTGGAAGACAGACCGACAGCTATTTTTGTAAGTAATAACTTATCCATGTTAGGCTGTGTCAAAGCCCTGAATGAGCAGAGCTTAAGTATTCCAGATGATATGGCTATCCTAGGATTTGATAAGGTGGATGCCCTCAATATCATTGGTATGAATATCAGTTTTATTAATGGACCCACTACCTTGATGGGTAAAACAGGCATGAACATGTTAATAGAGAGCCTAGAAAAACAAAAAGATGTCCATATGCGTGAGCTTAAGCAAATAACCCTATTACCTGAATTGCACTTGAAAGGGTCTGAGAAGAAGAGTGTATAA
- a CDS encoding YbgA family protein codes for MKPFIKPTLLLSKCLHHIPCRYDGTAQSSPIVDALETHVNWVEVCPEVGMGLGIPRQSLRIITPDQQKLCLVMRGSNHDYTDKMNTYSQQIITDLKANELHGAILKSRSPSCGLKDVKYYKSMEKGGCTLSKNNNGLFTDALMDAFPSLPMENEGRLTNYNIRSRFFTHIFALARLNHIQEKGHLKDLIAFHSEYKYLLMAYSPGYLRQMGKIVANHTKDNLNRMIGQYRFLLHKALSMNPKPMRRVNMLLHLFGYFSKELSNKEKAYFLDVLEEYQQKKVPFSVPLSIIHAWVVRFENPYLMHQIIFEPFPNDLLNTADSGKD; via the coding sequence ATGAAACCATTTATAAAACCAACCTTACTCTTAAGTAAATGCCTTCATCACATACCTTGTCGCTATGACGGTACGGCTCAGTCATCACCTATTGTGGACGCCCTAGAAACCCATGTCAATTGGGTTGAAGTATGCCCTGAAGTAGGAATGGGTCTTGGTATTCCTAGACAATCCCTTCGCATCATAACCCCAGATCAACAAAAGCTCTGCCTGGTTATGCGTGGCTCCAACCATGACTATACCGATAAAATGAACACTTACAGCCAACAGATCATCACGGATTTAAAAGCCAATGAACTGCATGGCGCTATTTTAAAAAGCAGGTCCCCATCATGTGGTCTAAAAGATGTAAAATACTATAAAAGCATGGAAAAAGGGGGTTGCACCTTGTCCAAAAATAACAATGGGTTGTTTACGGATGCCCTCATGGATGCTTTTCCCTCTTTACCTATGGAAAACGAAGGCCGTCTTACCAATTATAATATCCGATCTCGATTCTTTACCCATATATTTGCTTTGGCAAGATTAAACCATATTCAAGAAAAGGGGCATTTAAAAGACTTGATTGCTTTTCATAGTGAATACAAATACCTGCTTATGGCATATAGTCCAGGCTATCTACGACAAATGGGCAAAATAGTAGCCAATCATACTAAAGATAATCTTAACCGTATGATTGGCCAATATAGGTTTCTTCTTCATAAAGCATTAAGTATGAACCCAAAACCCATGCGTCGTGTGAACATGCTCTTGCATCTGTTTGGCTATTTTTCCAAAGAATTATCCAACAAGGAAAAGGCTTACTTTCTAGATGTGCTTGAAGAGTATCAGCAGAAAAAAGTGCCTTTCTCCGTACCACTAAGCATTATCCATGCATGGGTTGTACGTTTTGAAAACCCCTACTTGATGCATCAGATTATTTTTGAACCCTTTCCAAATGATTTACTCAATACTGCAGACTCGGGCAAAGATTAA
- the dinB gene encoding DNA polymerase IV yields the protein MRSILHVDMNSFFASCEQALQPKLKEKPLIVGGDPKKRRGIVLAASYDAKAYGVKTAMPIWEAVKRCPQATVIQPTHHLYGKISKEIMNIFDTYTPLKEQVSIDEAFLDMTGTEQLFGTVDDVSIAIQNRLLKDLDIPCSVGISSNKLLAKMGSDYKKPLGITKIYPEDVPKMLWHLPVGELHGVGRKTTPALWRIGVKTIGDLAHCSMASLIKVVGQKHAAHLHQSANGIDHRPVDPHHRSDTKSISNEITFSTDLKDLNILKKEALLIADSVGWRLRRHLLKGRTISIKVKYSNFKVITRSMTLDHPTDVTDIIYQKACDLLDIIPLQPIRLLGIGISNFGNQSYEQLSLFEQEAEEDVCKKEHVDQLVDTLRERFGYHAVKRASLVHNKYKPK from the coding sequence ATGCGATCAATACTTCATGTGGATATGAATTCATTCTTTGCATCATGTGAGCAGGCACTCCAGCCAAAATTAAAGGAAAAACCTCTTATTGTGGGTGGAGATCCCAAAAAGCGGCGAGGTATCGTCTTGGCTGCTAGTTATGATGCAAAAGCCTATGGTGTCAAAACGGCTATGCCCATATGGGAAGCGGTAAAACGATGTCCCCAAGCAACCGTTATACAACCAACCCATCATTTATATGGAAAAATTTCCAAAGAAATCATGAACATATTTGATACGTATACCCCATTGAAAGAACAAGTATCCATTGATGAAGCCTTCTTGGACATGACTGGAACAGAACAATTATTTGGAACAGTAGATGATGTATCTATAGCTATTCAAAACCGCTTACTCAAGGATTTGGATATTCCTTGTTCTGTAGGGATATCCTCTAACAAATTATTAGCCAAGATGGGTTCTGATTATAAGAAGCCGCTAGGTATAACTAAGATTTATCCGGAAGATGTACCTAAGATGTTATGGCATTTACCTGTTGGTGAATTGCATGGTGTGGGTAGGAAGACTACCCCAGCATTATGGCGCATAGGGGTTAAGACCATTGGCGACCTTGCTCATTGTTCTATGGCATCCCTTATTAAAGTTGTTGGCCAAAAACATGCTGCCCATTTACATCAATCTGCTAATGGCATTGATCATCGTCCTGTGGATCCCCATCATAGAAGTGACACAAAAAGCATTAGCAATGAAATTACATTCTCAACGGACCTAAAAGATTTGAACATACTGAAAAAAGAAGCTTTACTCATTGCCGACTCCGTGGGATGGCGATTACGCCGACATCTGCTTAAGGGGAGAACCATTTCCATTAAAGTCAAATACAGTAATTTTAAAGTCATTACCAGAAGTATGACCCTTGACCATCCGACGGATGTGACGGATATCATCTATCAGAAAGCATGTGACCTTCTGGATATTATACCCCTTCAACCTATACGTCTACTTGGCATTGGCATCAGTAATTTCGGCAATCAATCCTATGAGCAATTATCACTCTTTGAACAAGAAGCTGAAGAAGATGTGTGTAAGAAAGAGCATGTGGATCAGTTGGTGGATACCTTACGGGAGCGTTTTGGGTATCATGCTGTCAAAAGAGCTTCTTTAGTCCATAATAAATACAAGCCAAAATAA
- a CDS encoding BglG family transcription antiterminator has translation MYYLNKRQIEIISYLLEINNPVSVKDVAKNFKVSVRTVRYDLELIDDWLNENNATLVKIPNQGIKLKVPADRTLLLEKLKFLSIENRVLSDRERIRYIVLELITAERALTIEALSEHLYLSRNTVIKILKDVKTYLQTNGLDIEKIRGKGMVITGPETIKRNLMLELFLDTVSINNVLLSVKNRDMYEELIELWENNYKTLSMKHVEEVFALLLHLENEHEFYLTDIALTRLVFYLTISINRLQHGHSVKESKPQIREEKEYQIARLIVQALDQYDVVFDEAEIDEIAIYLVGSKSSSTINELKNITLTESFSDEVIASTMHIVKYFERELKLEFSSDMQLVNGLALHIKSASSRIKNKRKIENKYIHQIKEKYPLVFQIARESVIYLETLYNMHIDDEEIGYITLHIRAAYERLSCKESRASALVICTEGISILSILTTKLKEVLPELNIIETCSVYDYEKYKKDIDMVITTSDFKLGNIDVIKVSPFLENDEIYEIRQFIIRLNKFRQIYKYSKDKHILGGKVVMLQDVLNEEMMALDVQVDNWEDAIIKAGDLLVKKGFVEQAYIDNMVNAVKDLGPYIVIMPGVAFAHARPDQSVKETCMSMITLKEPVNFGSEQNDPVSIVFAFGAPNNNEHLNALQDLAKFLSVEKNINLLKEVKDKQLILDKIFE, from the coding sequence ATGTATTACTTAAACAAACGTCAAATTGAAATCATTTCATACTTATTAGAAATAAATAATCCTGTGTCTGTTAAGGATGTTGCTAAAAACTTCAAGGTCAGTGTACGTACGGTGCGTTACGACCTGGAGTTAATTGATGACTGGTTAAATGAAAATAATGCCACATTAGTCAAGATACCCAACCAAGGCATTAAGTTAAAAGTACCAGCTGATCGCACGCTATTATTAGAAAAACTGAAATTTTTGTCCATCGAAAATAGAGTATTATCCGATAGAGAAAGAATTCGATACATCGTCCTGGAGTTAATAACAGCAGAACGTGCATTAACCATTGAGGCCTTGAGTGAACATCTTTACTTAAGTCGTAATACGGTCATCAAAATACTAAAAGATGTAAAAACATATTTACAAACCAATGGTTTGGACATTGAAAAAATAAGAGGTAAGGGCATGGTGATTACAGGCCCTGAAACCATAAAAAGAAACCTGATGCTGGAATTATTCTTAGACACGGTTAGCATTAATAATGTATTGCTATCGGTTAAAAATAGAGATATGTACGAAGAATTAATTGAGTTATGGGAGAATAATTACAAGACCCTGAGTATGAAGCATGTGGAAGAGGTTTTTGCATTATTGTTACACTTGGAAAACGAGCATGAATTCTACTTAACGGACATTGCACTTACCCGTTTAGTTTTTTATTTAACCATCTCCATTAATCGTTTGCAGCATGGGCATAGCGTAAAAGAGAGCAAACCTCAGATTAGAGAAGAAAAAGAGTACCAAATAGCTAGGCTGATCGTACAAGCACTGGATCAGTACGATGTGGTATTTGATGAAGCGGAAATTGATGAAATAGCCATTTACCTTGTCGGGTCAAAATCATCCAGCACCATTAATGAGTTGAAAAATATCACGTTAACAGAGAGTTTTAGTGATGAAGTCATTGCATCTACCATGCATATTGTCAAGTATTTTGAAAGAGAACTGAAACTTGAATTTTCGTCGGACATGCAGCTGGTCAATGGATTAGCTTTGCATATTAAGTCGGCCAGCAGCCGCATAAAAAATAAACGTAAAATTGAAAATAAATACATTCACCAGATTAAAGAAAAATATCCTCTGGTATTTCAAATTGCACGAGAAAGTGTGATTTATTTAGAAACATTATACAATATGCACATAGATGATGAAGAAATTGGGTATATTACGTTGCATATTCGTGCAGCTTATGAACGGCTGTCTTGTAAAGAATCAAGGGCATCCGCTTTGGTCATCTGTACAGAAGGTATCTCCATACTGAGTATATTAACCACTAAGTTGAAAGAAGTACTGCCGGAGCTTAATATTATTGAGACATGCTCTGTGTACGATTATGAAAAGTATAAAAAAGATATTGATATGGTCATTACAACCAGTGATTTTAAGTTAGGAAACATTGACGTGATTAAGGTGAGTCCTTTTCTCGAAAATGATGAAATATATGAAATTAGACAATTTATCATACGTCTAAATAAATTCAGACAGATATATAAATACAGCAAAGATAAGCATATTTTGGGAGGTAAAGTTGTTATGTTACAAGATGTATTAAACGAAGAAATGATGGCATTAGATGTTCAGGTGGACAATTGGGAAGATGCCATTATCAAAGCAGGCGATTTACTCGTTAAAAAGGGGTTTGTTGAACAAGCGTATATCGATAATATGGTCAATGCAGTCAAGGATTTAGGACCATACATTGTCATCATGCCTGGTGTAGCATTTGCTCATGCTAGACCAGATCAGTCTGTAAAAGAGACATGCATGAGTATGATTACATTAAAAGAACCCGTTAATTTTGGGAGTGAGCAGAATGACCCAGTCAGCATTGTATTTGCCTTTGGTGCTCCTAATAATAATGAGCATTTAAACGCATTACAAGACCTTGCAAAATTCTTATCTGTAGAAAAAAACATAAACTTGTTGAAAGAAGTAAAAGACAAGCAGTTAATCTTGGATAAGATATTTGAATAA
- a CDS encoding purine-nucleoside phosphorylase, which translates to MYDQVRETAKYIETQVHRKPKVAVILGSGLGSLVDQLEQVETIAYKDIPHFPQSTVAGHEGRLLFGQLGGVDVMAMQGRFHYYEGYTMKEVTYPVYVMKLLGIEKLIVTNSCGGIHTSLEPGNLMIITDFINLMHDNPLIGVNDERFGPRFPDMSEPYKKDFIALAEEVAKVLHIDYKKGVYAGFMGPYYETAAEIVAFGRMGADAIGMSTVPETIAANYLGMDVLGISCITNMATGIQKKKHSHAHVVETAHKASVTFSRWIAHIIKRLQ; encoded by the coding sequence ATGTATGACCAAGTACGTGAAACAGCAAAGTATATAGAAACCCAAGTCCATCGTAAGCCAAAAGTTGCAGTAATTCTTGGCTCTGGGCTTGGCTCTCTTGTGGACCAGCTGGAGCAAGTTGAAACCATTGCCTATAAGGATATACCTCATTTTCCACAATCAACAGTAGCCGGACATGAAGGCAGGCTATTATTTGGACAACTTGGTGGTGTGGATGTAATGGCCATGCAAGGACGATTTCATTACTATGAAGGGTATACCATGAAAGAAGTCACTTATCCCGTCTATGTCATGAAATTATTGGGGATAGAGAAATTAATTGTTACCAACTCTTGCGGGGGTATTCATACAAGTCTTGAACCAGGAAACCTCATGATCATTACAGATTTTATTAACCTGATGCATGATAACCCACTTATTGGTGTAAATGATGAGCGATTTGGACCAAGATTTCCAGATATGTCTGAACCCTATAAGAAAGATTTCATAGCCTTAGCAGAAGAAGTGGCTAAGGTGCTTCATATTGATTACAAAAAAGGTGTCTATGCTGGTTTTATGGGACCATACTATGAAACAGCAGCTGAGATTGTAGCATTTGGCAGAATGGGTGCTGATGCAATAGGTATGTCCACGGTACCAGAGACCATTGCAGCTAACTATCTGGGCATGGACGTTCTGGGGATATCCTGTATTACCAATATGGCTACAGGTATCCAGAAGAAGAAACATTCTCATGCACATGTGGTGGAGACTGCCCATAAGGCGTCCGTCACATTTAGTAGGTGGATTGCACATATTATTAAACGTTTACAATAG
- the deoC gene encoding deoxyribose-phosphate aldolase: protein MKLNRYIDHTLLKPQATEEQIKQVCAEAKKYAFASVCVNAYYTSLVAKELEGTDVKTCVVVGFPLGATTQAVKAFETKEAIKDGAKEVDMVINIGALKDKKYDEVKEDIKAVVEAAAGQALVKVIFETCLLTDEEKIKACELSKEAGADFVKTSTGFSTGGATVEDIQLMRKTVGPDMGVKASGGVRTTEDATGVIEAGASRIGASAGIAIVEGLGDTGSDY from the coding sequence ATGAAATTAAACCGTTATATTGATCACACATTATTAAAACCACAAGCCACAGAGGAACAGATTAAGCAGGTTTGTGCAGAAGCTAAAAAATATGCCTTTGCATCCGTTTGTGTTAATGCTTATTACACATCCCTTGTAGCCAAAGAATTAGAGGGTACAGATGTGAAAACATGTGTTGTTGTTGGGTTTCCATTAGGTGCTACTACCCAAGCAGTAAAAGCTTTTGAAACAAAAGAAGCCATTAAAGATGGTGCAAAAGAAGTGGATATGGTCATTAATATTGGGGCATTAAAAGATAAGAAATATGATGAAGTAAAAGAAGATATCAAGGCTGTTGTTGAGGCAGCAGCAGGGCAAGCATTGGTAAAAGTTATTTTTGAAACATGTCTATTAACCGATGAAGAAAAAATCAAAGCTTGCGAGCTATCCAAAGAAGCGGGTGCAGATTTTGTTAAGACATCAACAGGATTTTCTACAGGTGGCGCAACGGTAGAAGACATTCAACTCATGAGAAAAACTGTTGGACCGGATATGGGTGTTAAGGCTTCTGGCGGTGTAAGAACAACGGAAGATGCAACAGGTGTTATTGAAGCAGGAGCTAGTCGAATAGGCGCTAGTGCAGGCATTGCTATTGTTGAAGGTTTAGGCGATACAGGATCAGATTATTAA
- the ptsP gene encoding phosphoenolpyruvate--protein phosphotransferase yields the protein MVRGIGISPGIIFGKAKTMIKNQVNLEKKNIEDRNEEIDRLVHAIASSKQQINEIAIKTRATIGESEAKIFEAHELILEDATLIDGIKDKINEEMVNAEYAVSVVAKQFMDIFDSMDDAYMKEKSADIKDVSDRIIRNLLGIEAWHLADNEDKVIIVAEDLTPSDTALLDKNKVLGFVTAVGGKTSHTAILARILEIPAISGIQGIMEKLHDGDDLILDGQEGIVIVNPSPDDIHDYQEKKKVYDNQLLLYKKYLNKPSITKDGKEVEIFANIGLPDDTDKVIANGAEGIGLFRTEFLFMNRKNLPTEQEQYEAYKDVATRLKGKPVVIRTLDIGGDKEVDYLHLQAELNPFLGYRAIRLCLDRKEIFMTQLRALLRASAYGNIKIMFPMISSVHELREAKQMLQEAKKALENEGILYNDTIELGMMIEVPSAAMMSDLLAKEVDFFSIGTNDLIQYMVAVDRGNEKIAHLYHEFNPGVLRMIKMVIDNAHEANIWVGMCGEAAANPYMLPLLLAMGLDEFSVCPSAVLELRYIMSKLSVDDIKSKLDTILMMAEEHAIEKYMEEYYDKHIN from the coding sequence GTGGTAAGAGGAATAGGCATATCACCAGGTATTATCTTTGGTAAAGCCAAAACCATGATAAAGAATCAAGTTAATCTTGAAAAAAAGAACATAGAGGATCGTAACGAAGAAATAGACAGATTAGTTCATGCCATAGCAAGCAGTAAACAGCAAATTAATGAAATTGCCATAAAAACCAGAGCCACTATTGGCGAAAGTGAAGCCAAAATATTCGAAGCCCATGAGTTGATACTGGAAGATGCTACGCTTATTGATGGTATCAAAGATAAAATCAATGAGGAAATGGTGAATGCCGAATATGCTGTAAGTGTTGTTGCAAAGCAATTCATGGACATCTTTGATAGCATGGATGATGCTTATATGAAAGAAAAGTCAGCGGATATTAAAGATGTGTCCGATAGAATCATTCGCAATTTATTAGGTATTGAAGCATGGCATTTAGCAGATAATGAAGATAAAGTCATTATTGTAGCAGAGGATCTTACACCATCCGATACGGCCTTACTGGATAAAAATAAAGTATTAGGTTTTGTTACAGCTGTCGGTGGTAAGACATCCCATACAGCCATATTAGCGAGAATATTAGAAATACCAGCTATTTCAGGTATCCAGGGAATCATGGAAAAGCTCCACGATGGGGACGATTTAATTCTCGATGGACAAGAGGGCATTGTGATTGTTAACCCAAGTCCTGATGACATACATGACTATCAAGAAAAGAAAAAGGTATATGATAACCAGTTGTTATTGTATAAAAAGTACCTAAATAAACCGTCTATAACGAAAGATGGCAAGGAAGTTGAGATTTTTGCCAACATCGGCTTGCCAGATGATACAGATAAAGTCATAGCCAATGGTGCGGAAGGCATTGGGTTGTTTCGAACAGAATTCTTATTTATGAATCGAAAAAACTTACCGACAGAACAAGAGCAATATGAAGCTTACAAAGATGTAGCAACTAGGCTAAAGGGCAAACCAGTTGTTATACGTACACTGGATATTGGCGGAGACAAAGAAGTGGATTACCTGCATTTGCAGGCGGAATTAAATCCTTTTTTAGGATACAGGGCAATCCGTCTATGCTTAGACCGAAAAGAGATATTCATGACCCAATTAAGAGCATTGCTAAGGGCAAGTGCTTATGGTAACATCAAAATTATGTTTCCAATGATTTCCAGTGTTCATGAATTACGTGAAGCGAAGCAGATGTTGCAAGAAGCTAAGAAGGCACTAGAAAATGAAGGCATCTTGTATAATGACACCATTGAACTGGGCATGATGATAGAAGTACCTTCCGCGGCTATGATGAGTGATCTTCTTGCAAAAGAAGTCGATTTCTTCAGCATTGGCACAAACGATCTTATACAGTATATGGTAGCTGTCGATCGAGGTAATGAGAAGATTGCTCATCTCTATCATGAATTTAACCCAGGTGTTTTGCGTATGATCAAGATGGTTATTGACAATGCCCATGAAGCAAATATATGGGTTGGCATGTGTGGAGAAGCTGCAGCTAATCCCTATATGTTACCTCTATTATTAGCTATGGGGCTTGATGAATTTAGTGTATGTCCAAGTGCTGTATTAGAATTACGTTATATCATGAGTAAACTATCCGTTGATGATATAAAATCAAAACTTGATACCATACTAATGATGGCTGAGGAGCATGCCATTGAAAAATACATGGAGGAATATTATGACAAGCATATCAACTAA
- a CDS encoding PTS ascorbate transporter subunit IIC, which produces MSVINYVTTNIFKQPSLFLGLVAFIGLLVQRKSIGDVIKGTFKTIIGVIILFKGVNIISTAVSPLSSAFSTLYKLPEANQFNPTGWLDFLGNYGTTIGIVIVSAFAINLVVARFTPIKNIFLTGHILFWMSYICVAVGVEAGLDGTALTIFATIFLALYIIIVPALLRPFVQKVTGTDSFTIGHSASVFCLIGAGVGKLVGNKEKSTEDMNIPKSFEFFRDTTIATSLIVFAVYIVVGLVIGNASSTEIFGGALGGINTIPGMQYDLFTFSLMAGLTFGAGLTVLLTGVRLMLGEIIPAFKGISDKIIPNAIPALDIPMVFSFAPNALLIGFVVSMITSILTIVLLASTGMLAYAVIPLVVACFFDVAPGAIFANATGGRRGAIIASIVSGILIVFFVAISIPAVFNTAAGFNQLFGGNDFSIWSSLGSLIGKIF; this is translated from the coding sequence ATGTCAGTTATTAATTATGTTACGACGAATATTTTTAAACAGCCTTCATTATTCTTAGGATTAGTTGCTTTTATTGGCTTATTGGTTCAGAGAAAAAGTATAGGTGATGTGATTAAAGGAACGTTTAAAACCATTATTGGTGTTATTATTCTCTTTAAAGGTGTTAACATCATAAGTACAGCTGTTTCCCCATTATCCAGTGCTTTTTCAACATTGTACAAGTTACCAGAAGCCAATCAGTTTAATCCAACAGGATGGCTTGATTTCTTAGGTAACTACGGTACAACCATTGGTATCGTTATTGTTTCCGCTTTCGCTATCAATTTGGTTGTAGCAAGATTTACACCCATTAAAAATATTTTCTTAACAGGACACATATTATTCTGGATGTCTTACATCTGTGTAGCTGTTGGTGTTGAAGCAGGACTAGACGGTACAGCACTCACGATATTTGCTACCATCTTCTTAGCATTATATATCATCATTGTTCCTGCATTACTTCGACCTTTTGTACAGAAAGTAACCGGAACGGATTCCTTTACCATTGGTCACTCTGCCTCTGTTTTCTGTTTAATTGGTGCAGGTGTTGGTAAATTAGTAGGTAACAAAGAAAAATCAACAGAAGATATGAACATACCCAAATCATTTGAATTCTTTAGAGACACAACCATTGCCACGTCATTGATTGTATTTGCTGTCTATATCGTTGTTGGTTTAGTGATTGGCAATGCTTCAAGTACAGAAATCTTTGGTGGTGCTCTAGGTGGTATTAATACGATTCCAGGTATGCAGTATGACTTATTTACATTTAGTTTAATGGCTGGACTTACTTTTGGAGCTGGTTTAACCGTACTTCTTACAGGTGTTCGTTTGATGCTTGGGGAAATCATTCCTGCATTCAAAGGTATCTCTGATAAAATCATACCTAATGCAATTCCAGCACTTGATATACCCATGGTATTCTCATTTGCACCGAATGCATTACTCATTGGATTTGTTGTGAGTATGATTACCAGTATATTAACCATTGTACTTCTTGCATCTACAGGAATGTTAGCGTATGCCGTTATTCCACTTGTTGTTGCTTGTTTCTTCGACGTAGCGCCAGGTGCGATCTTTGCCAATGCTACAGGTGGACGTAGAGGAGCAATTATTGCAAGTATTGTAAGTGGTATCTTAATCGTCTTCTTTGTAGCGATTTCTATACCTGCCGTATTTAATACAGCAGCAGGATTTAACCAATTATTTGGTGGTAATGACTTCTCCATATGGTCATCACTGGGTTCATTGATTGGAAAAATCTTTTAA
- a CDS encoding HPr family phosphocarrier protein — MTSISTKLLNESGLHARPAHLFVTTAQKYQSTIHVIKDDKKVDGKSILAILTLGASKNADIVIEAQGDDEKEAVTELGALIESNFGE; from the coding sequence ATGACAAGCATATCAACTAAACTATTAAACGAATCAGGATTACATGCAAGACCTGCACATTTATTTGTCACAACTGCACAAAAATATCAATCGACCATACATGTCATTAAAGATGATAAAAAAGTCGACGGGAAGAGTATTCTTGCTATTCTGACTTTAGGAGCATCAAAAAATGCCGATATAGTTATTGAAGCGCAAGGTGATGATGAAAAAGAAGCCGTTACAGAGTTAGGTGCTTTAATTGAATCAAACTTTGGTGAATAG
- a CDS encoding carboxymuconolactone decarboxylase family protein: protein MLDKKDKALFKEEVGFVPPGVMIAETFGKPFQDTITAYHHQIWGEGVIPLKYRYLIAFATAIFDNNERRAKLEMVKAVKEGATKEELFEVIKQQIWMKGAPTMVQVAPLIEAIHKKFKV from the coding sequence ATGTTAGATAAAAAAGATAAAGCATTATTTAAAGAGGAAGTTGGATTTGTACCACCTGGGGTTATGATTGCAGAAACATTTGGCAAACCATTTCAAGATACCATAACGGCGTACCATCATCAAATATGGGGGGAAGGTGTCATACCCCTAAAATATAGATATTTAATAGCTTTTGCAACAGCTATCTTTGATAACAATGAACGTCGGGCGAAGCTGGAAATGGTTAAGGCTGTTAAAGAAGGAGCAACGAAGGAAGAACTATTTGAAGTGATTAAACAGCAGATATGGATGAAAGGTGCACCTACCATGGTACAAGTAGCCCCTCTTATTGAAGCCATTCATAAAAAATTTAAAGTGTAA